TATAACGGTCAAGTTGCCCAAGTGGTGTTGTCTTCTGGTCGCGAAGACCAGGGGGTTAAGTATCGCTTTATCGGCAAGCCTTTTGAGCTAAGCGATTTTGTGGATAAACAAGATGAACAAGGTACCTGGTTTTTGGCTCCCGCTAAACTGGGCCAAAAACTTAAAAAGCAAGAGTTCAACGGCGCTGCCCTAGCCACTACCCGCTTTCTTAATACCAGAGAATTTCGTGCAATTATTCAAAACGATCGCAGCTTACAAAATGCCGGCGACAGCGATTTGAAAGCTTTTGCTCGCCAGTTTTCTATGTGCGATCCAAAGCATGGCCTGCGCCACATTGAAAAATTGGCCAAAGCAGTGCACTCCAAAGAAGGCAAAATGGAAACCATCAAATCGATGATTGCCGCCATTTTGGAAGAAGAAGGCGTTACCTTAAAACCAACTTGGGTAGATGCCAATAAAGCGCAAGCGTGGATCCAAGAAACCCGTTTAATCCAGCAGTTCGAAGCGATTCGCCCTAAGTTCGTAAAACTAGAGCAAATCAACCAACAACTGCTTGGCAGCGAAGCTCAGTTAAACCAGCTAGATAAAAACCTACAAGGCGATGAAGCGGAGCTATTTTCCCAAAGTGAACATAGCCAACGCCAGCTTAACCAATTAAAACAACAGTTAAGCGAACTAGAGCAAGAGTGGCAGAATCAACGCGAACAGCTTAACCAAGCTGTCTCTAGTGCCAATGCCGATGTTTCTAGTTTCGACAAGCAACTTAACCACATCGAAGACGATTACCAAGCTTGGCAAGATAAAAATATCGAGCAAGCACTTAGCGGGGTTGAGCAGCTACCACTTTGGCGTGAGCAAGTGCGAGAAGTTAGCGAACGCCACCAGCTGCTCACCGAGCAACACAGCGATATAGAAGCTCACTTCAACCAACGCAAGAGCGAAATCAACGAGCAGCTAAACTCGGCATTAAACAAACTGCATAAAAACAAAGATCAGCTGCAGCAACAGCTCAACCAAGAGAAACAACAGCAACAAGCTGAGCTAAATAACGAACAACAGCAGCAACAAAAGCAAATTAACCAAGTTGAGCAAAGCTTCCAACAACAGCAGCATAAAAATCAGCTAGAACTGGCGCAGCTAGAGGCCGGCACCCTGCAAATGGGCTATACCGAAGAAGAAAGCCGCCAGCTTAATATCATGGATAATCGTCTCGACGAGGCCAACCAGCAGCAACAGTTGTTATCTGCGCAAGTACGCCAACACAACGAACAATTGCACAGCCTAAAGCAGCAGCGCCAACAAGCCGACCAAATCTTAGCCAACGCCAGCCAACAATCTCGCCAGCTAGAACAAAAGCTAAGTGGGCTAAAAGACAGCTTGCAACCGGCCGATGGCAGCCTACTGGCGCACTTACGTAGCGAGCACCCACAGTGGGAGCAAAGCATTGGTAAGTTAATTAATCCTGAGCTGCTCAATCGTCGTGATTTAAAACCTCATAGCGAAACCAACCATCAAAGCGTATTTGGTTTAGCCTTAGATTTAAAAGCCATCGATGCCCCAGAATGTGCGGCTACCGAAGAGCAAATCAAACAGCATATTGAGCAAATTCAGCAAAGCGTTAACGAGGCGCAGAAACAGCTTAAACAAGCCGAACTTGACTTAAGTGACGCCAACAAAGCCGTGCAGCAGCAAGATTTGTCAGTTGCCGAAGCTACAGCGGCTCACCACAACAGTGAAGATCAACTCAAACGTCTACAAGAAGAAAAACAGCTACTCAAAGAAAGCTTTTCTAGCGCACTTAAACAGCGCCAAAGCGTGGGACTAGAAAAACAAACTAAGCTGAAAACCTATTTAGACAATGCGCAAACACAGCATCAAGAATACCTAGACGAGTTACGCGAACAACACCAAGAAGCCAAGCTAGAAAAAATGGCCTGGTGGGAAGAAAAGATTGATGCGCTAGCCTTGCAACTAAGCCAAGCTCAAGACGCTATTAGCAATCGCCAAAAACAAGCGAAAGAAGCGCTAAAACAGTCGGAACAATGGTATCGCGGCGAGCTGCAGGCACAGGGCTTAGATGACCAGCTAATTGTTGATTTAGCCAAGCAAAAACGCCAACTTAATCAACAAATTCAAGACGCCGAGCAGTACCGTGATGAAGTAAGCGAATACAAAATTTGGCATCAACAAGTGTGGCTAAACCAAAAACCACAGCTTAACGATGCCCT
The Agarivorans aestuarii DNA segment above includes these coding regions:
- a CDS encoding ATP-binding protein, with protein sequence MSGLLRIILIDTHLKGVVELKLDQHSNICGTNASGKTTLQRLIPVFYGEYPSRVVPSTRDSFERWYLPREASYIIYEYQQYNGQVAQVVLSSGREDQGVKYRFIGKPFELSDFVDKQDEQGTWFLAPAKLGQKLKKQEFNGAALATTRFLNTREFRAIIQNDRSLQNAGDSDLKAFARQFSMCDPKHGLRHIEKLAKAVHSKEGKMETIKSMIAAILEEEGVTLKPTWVDANKAQAWIQETRLIQQFEAIRPKFVKLEQINQQLLGSEAQLNQLDKNLQGDEAELFSQSEHSQRQLNQLKQQLSELEQEWQNQREQLNQAVSSANADVSSFDKQLNHIEDDYQAWQDKNIEQALSGVEQLPLWREQVREVSERHQLLTEQHSDIEAHFNQRKSEINEQLNSALNKLHKNKDQLQQQLNQEKQQQQAELNNEQQQQQKQINQVEQSFQQQQHKNQLELAQLEAGTLQMGYTEEESRQLNIMDNRLDEANQQQQLLSAQVRQHNEQLHSLKQQRQQADQILANASQQSRQLEQKLSGLKDSLQPADGSLLAHLRSEHPQWEQSIGKLINPELLNRRDLKPHSETNHQSVFGLALDLKAIDAPECAATEEQIKQHIEQIQQSVNEAQKQLKQAELDLSDANKAVQQQDLSVAEATAAHHNSEDQLKRLQEEKQLLKESFSSALKQRQSVGLEKQTKLKTYLDNAQTQHQEYLDELREQHQEAKLEKMAWWEEKIDALALQLSQAQDAISNRQKQAKEALKQSEQWYRGELQAQGLDDQLIVDLAKQKRQLNQQIQDAEQYRDEVSEYKIWHQQVWLNQKPQLNDALANARQAQSSAKQALNEQLAHFKQQRDSQQAELSKLKQVLEQLQQQYSQTQNLLRKIKQLALPKQNQADQTAEAAGTPAERARQAEQQIVQRNQQLEQVNESVRHFDSLLAQQAGSDLSETWERSRAACRRTNEEGESTLAYRELVPHLSELLNGLVPQKVQGLIDHGRNLGMSISSFYQNLSDIDQRILSQSRRITREIGEDLSLDGVSDSAVKIRSKISELEFWDELKAFVDNFQAWQQQGFNQLPDEDYATSMRVALDIIGRSALKEGVSRLLLIELTLREGNSDLVIRTDRQLNESSSHGMAYLILCKFLLAFTRLLRGNADTYIHWPIDELGTLHQSNVKKIFDACDHNQIRILGAFPNPESEVLDLFTHRYIINRDKRQLQVVQPRINPLQEKLKAAQAAKASTKQAEAEL